A genomic segment from Falsibacillus pallidus encodes:
- a CDS encoding cupin domain-containing protein, whose protein sequence is MIDHYQFSDDGKTPNHSKWPLLIYKNGLGDKNTAEACGELFESNGWDGVWVNGVYPYHHFHSTAHEVLGVAGGTAVVQMGGENGKVLTVEKGDVIIIPAGVGHKKLEASSDFHVVGAYPKGQKADLLKSENHDHEQAKSNIEDVPLPEKDPVFGEKDGLFDYWK, encoded by the coding sequence ATGATTGATCATTATCAATTTTCCGATGATGGAAAAACACCTAACCATTCTAAATGGCCGTTGCTTATTTATAAAAATGGATTGGGAGACAAGAATACAGCCGAAGCCTGCGGAGAATTATTTGAATCGAACGGATGGGATGGAGTATGGGTAAACGGCGTGTACCCGTACCACCATTTCCATAGCACAGCACATGAAGTCCTTGGTGTTGCAGGAGGAACTGCAGTCGTTCAGATGGGCGGAGAAAACGGAAAAGTGCTGACCGTTGAAAAAGGGGATGTCATCATCATCCCGGCAGGCGTGGGCCACAAAAAATTAGAGGCAAGCAGCGACTTCCACGTTGTTGGCGCCTACCCAAAAGGACAAAAAGCTGACCTGCTTAAATCCGAAAACCATGACCATGAACAAGCCAAATCAAACATAGAAGATGTCCCGCTGCCAGAAAAAGACCCGGTATTTGGTGAAAAAGACGGACTGTTTGACTATTGGAAATAG
- a CDS encoding lytic transglycosylase domain-containing protein produces the protein MTINKKPKRKKRKIRIIHILLIPVILFSLHLLIYGPDKSMNQLNQFVSNQAKKEIPPDYIPIYKAAAKEYGIPWTLLAAHHRVETKFSSMNNMVSSVGAEGPMQFMPCTFVGWSYPSCSGLGKGNIPEKDKTNPDVIKKYGGYGVDANGDGKADPWDDEDAIYSAANYLAKNGAADGEISKAVFAYNHSQRYVKEVLYFAKIYKGPN, from the coding sequence ATGACAATCAATAAAAAACCAAAAAGAAAAAAAAGAAAAATTCGAATTATACATATACTGCTGATCCCAGTCATTCTTTTCAGCCTCCATCTTTTAATTTATGGCCCGGACAAGTCAATGAATCAGCTCAACCAATTTGTTTCCAACCAGGCGAAAAAAGAAATACCCCCAGACTATATCCCGATCTATAAAGCAGCTGCGAAGGAATACGGTATTCCATGGACCCTGCTTGCCGCGCACCATCGGGTGGAAACTAAATTCTCTTCGATGAACAATATGGTCTCTTCAGTTGGAGCGGAAGGCCCGATGCAATTCATGCCCTGCACATTTGTTGGATGGTCGTATCCTTCATGCAGCGGCCTCGGTAAAGGGAATATCCCTGAAAAGGATAAAACAAATCCGGATGTCATCAAGAAATACGGCGGATACGGGGTCGATGCCAATGGAGACGGTAAAGCAGATCCATGGGACGATGAAGACGCCATTTACAGCGCTGCAAATTACTTAGCGAAAAACGGGGCTGCAGACGGGGAAATCTCAAAAGCCGTATTTGCCTATAACCACAGCCAGCGCTATGTAAAAGAGGTCCTTTATTTTGCCAAGATCTATAAAGGCCCTAACTAA
- a CDS encoding glycine betaine uptake BCCT transporter has protein sequence MKKISNVFWITVAIVLAAVIYGVAAPKSFETVTANIQSFITSSFGWYYLILVTVIVVFCLFFIFSPMGSIRLGKPEDRPEYSTGTWFAMLFSAGMGIGLVFWGAAEPISHFASSPPLAKPGTDQALKDAMRYTFFHWGLHAWGIYAVVALALAYFKFRKDKPGLISATLEPLLGKYSRGKIGVLVDVIAVFATVVGVATTLGFGAVQINGGLSYLFGIPKNFTVQLIIVAIVTVLFMMSAWSGLSKGIKYLSNANMVLATALLILMLIVGPTLLILNLFTDTLGSYIQNIVQMSFRIAPLNAAHREWINGWTIFYWAWWISWSPFVGIFIARVSKGRTIREFLIGVLILPSVVSFLWFAVFGTAAIDVQQSGAADLTKNATEEVLFAVFNHYPISIILSIVAIILIGTFFITSADSATFVLGMQTTYGSLTPPNSVKLTWGIAQSAVALILLYSGGLQALQNALIVAAFPFSFIMILMMISLYKALNWERKELGLYIKPKPRNKEKKVKTRNPDGEPEING, from the coding sequence ATGAAAAAAATATCGAATGTTTTTTGGATTACGGTTGCAATCGTACTTGCTGCTGTAATCTACGGTGTGGCTGCACCGAAAAGCTTTGAAACTGTTACAGCCAATATTCAATCATTCATTACATCCTCTTTTGGGTGGTACTACTTAATTCTCGTTACCGTGATCGTCGTATTCTGTCTATTCTTCATCTTCAGTCCGATGGGCTCCATCCGCTTAGGAAAGCCAGAAGATCGTCCTGAGTATTCAACTGGAACATGGTTTGCCATGCTATTCAGTGCCGGGATGGGGATCGGCCTCGTATTCTGGGGAGCAGCAGAACCGATTTCACATTTTGCCTCCAGCCCGCCGCTTGCAAAACCGGGTACAGATCAGGCATTGAAGGATGCAATGCGCTACACATTCTTCCATTGGGGACTTCATGCATGGGGGATTTACGCTGTAGTCGCCTTGGCGCTGGCATATTTCAAATTTAGAAAAGATAAACCAGGATTAATTAGTGCTACTTTAGAGCCGCTTCTAGGTAAATATTCAAGAGGCAAAATCGGAGTGCTCGTAGATGTTATCGCTGTATTCGCAACAGTTGTAGGAGTTGCGACTACTCTAGGATTTGGTGCGGTCCAGATCAACGGTGGACTTTCTTACTTATTCGGAATACCGAAAAACTTTACTGTCCAGCTGATCATCGTTGCTATCGTAACAGTATTATTCATGATGTCAGCATGGTCCGGATTGAGTAAAGGAATCAAATATTTGAGTAATGCAAACATGGTGCTTGCAACCGCCTTGTTGATCCTCATGTTGATTGTAGGTCCGACATTGCTTATTCTAAACTTATTCACCGATACACTCGGCTCTTATATCCAAAACATCGTTCAAATGAGCTTTAGAATCGCTCCACTGAATGCTGCACATCGCGAATGGATCAACGGGTGGACCATTTTCTATTGGGCTTGGTGGATCTCATGGTCTCCATTCGTCGGAATATTTATTGCACGTGTCTCTAAAGGCCGTACAATCCGTGAATTCCTAATAGGCGTTTTGATTTTGCCTTCCGTTGTAAGTTTCCTTTGGTTCGCAGTCTTCGGAACCGCTGCGATTGATGTTCAGCAATCAGGAGCAGCTGATTTAACTAAAAATGCAACTGAAGAGGTATTATTTGCTGTCTTTAACCATTACCCAATTTCAATCATTCTATCGATTGTGGCAATCATCTTGATCGGTACATTCTTCATCACATCTGCCGATTCTGCTACATTCGTTTTGGGAATGCAGACAACTTACGGCTCTCTTACACCACCTAACTCAGTCAAATTGACTTGGGGTATTGCACAGTCAGCCGTTGCCTTGATCCTTTTATACAGCGGAGGACTTCAGGCCTTGCAGAATGCCCTCATTGTGGCAGCTTTCCCGTTCTCCTTCATCATGATCCTGATGATGATTTCGCTCTATAAAGCATTGAATTGGGAAAGAAAAGAACTTGGCCTTTATATCAAGCCAAAACCAAGGAATAAAGAAAAGAAAGTAAAAACCCGCAATCCAGACGGGGAACCTGAAATAAACGGGTAA
- a CDS encoding spore germination protein, translating into MFSQIINIGRFEVGSMTNNANINFGPVYQNSHTANSIVVGSCFSVGDFSSCRCIQINPITKISTKRKE; encoded by the coding sequence ATGTTTTCCCAGATCATTAATATCGGTCGATTTGAAGTTGGGAGTATGACAAACAATGCCAACATCAACTTCGGCCCTGTCTATCAGAACAGCCATACGGCTAATTCCATCGTTGTCGGGAGCTGTTTTTCGGTTGGGGATTTCAGTTCCTGCCGCTGTATCCAGATCAATCCGATCACGAAGATTTCCACGAAAAGAAAAGAGTAA